A part of Candidatus Electrothrix aestuarii genomic DNA contains:
- a CDS encoding ubiquitin-conjugating enzyme E2: MASEKDQLARDFEEINKLLAQYPQIHIEKTEGSPPATYEISYQLKGLTRQKDGRIDQADRHLLRINLPFGYPHFPPTVKPLTPLFHPDIDPDAVRIASHWQQHPSLAQLVLHIGEMICAHQYTLEEPFNQEAADWYSEHTKDFPLDEIQQGDADFQVGELSMEGGEDELSFGLELDIPEQKQEEQQDDFDLNLEIKDTPEEDVNAQLEEIQYHIDRNEVVTASKLLADLSSSSPEAQNLKKTVSTALANRDKLLRKIEELENEDRFADAYKIFKKVQAIAVDTPALSDIGQRLQQSQAMLDAFAQPKQKQKQKTDEQKSLTTDLPPNQNGGKKKKKTPPPPPNSTQQGAPPKAPKPSRPPIEIPIKPILIGLTLLALGGGATFLYTSEMDKMIEIERKWIEIKYQRPHTPDQFKQKHIQAEQLLITLKSVHLPGLGKEKLETEILDLINSPELKKGESGDKEYKGVPLPAPLIKKLIPIDENIVKAAKAAEKKRFSTALSLYQDALTLAENAKPSPLDPQFEIMSKELDKRTQDIKARLAKVREQKQKEKRLEKRQQAEKKLIQSLLFFEELKKKNNSSEEGLNIYELWKECTKRLMQAEQLLNDNPEINSQKRQEKIKTFLAYSRLYQYLEAARAAYEQGDFAKAIEKYQSALGLLDEERVLFDTFYEENIKIKRTILKLTITLELRNAVDEETKANEAQIDEEKQKHIKNALMHYRQAVETIDTSKIDKDKSIKDLERYINSKINELSLKNAKSSNQEWWQKNYERIFTKEFPSIRPSLLSKPRIEFVKIEHGRLLYIIRCSERGIGFELTYQYNLATGKWSPYREKL, from the coding sequence ATGGCCTCAGAAAAAGACCAACTTGCCCGCGATTTCGAAGAAATCAACAAGCTCCTGGCCCAATATCCGCAAATCCATATCGAAAAGACGGAAGGAAGCCCTCCTGCGACCTACGAAATAAGCTATCAGCTTAAAGGGTTGACACGTCAGAAAGACGGTCGTATCGACCAGGCAGATCGACACCTCTTACGCATCAACCTTCCATTCGGCTATCCTCACTTTCCGCCCACCGTCAAACCGCTAACACCGCTTTTTCACCCTGACATTGATCCTGATGCTGTACGCATAGCCTCCCATTGGCAACAACATCCCTCTTTGGCGCAACTTGTTCTCCATATTGGAGAAATGATTTGTGCCCATCAGTACACTCTGGAAGAGCCCTTTAATCAAGAGGCAGCGGATTGGTATAGTGAACACACAAAGGACTTCCCTTTAGATGAAATTCAGCAGGGTGATGCTGATTTTCAGGTAGGTGAGCTTTCTATGGAGGGAGGAGAGGATGAGCTTAGCTTCGGTCTGGAACTCGATATCCCGGAGCAGAAGCAAGAAGAGCAACAAGATGATTTTGACCTAAATCTGGAGATAAAAGATACCCCAGAAGAAGATGTTAACGCGCAATTAGAAGAGATCCAATATCATATCGACAGAAACGAGGTCGTCACTGCGAGCAAACTTCTTGCAGACCTCTCCTCATCTTCGCCAGAAGCGCAAAACCTGAAAAAAACCGTTTCTACAGCGCTTGCCAATAGAGATAAACTTCTCAGAAAGATAGAAGAACTGGAGAATGAAGATAGATTTGCTGATGCTTATAAGATTTTTAAAAAAGTACAGGCAATCGCTGTCGACACTCCGGCCTTGTCTGATATCGGGCAACGGCTGCAACAATCCCAGGCCATGCTGGATGCCTTTGCTCAGCCAAAGCAAAAGCAAAAGCAAAAAACGGATGAGCAGAAATCTCTCACAACCGATCTTCCACCAAATCAAAACGGTGGAAAAAAGAAAAAAAAGACTCCCCCCCCGCCTCCAAACAGCACGCAACAGGGAGCTCCTCCAAAAGCACCAAAACCCAGCAGACCGCCCATTGAAATTCCGATCAAGCCTATCCTGATCGGCCTTACTCTTCTCGCTCTCGGAGGAGGTGCCACCTTCCTCTACACCAGCGAGATGGACAAGATGATAGAGATAGAACGCAAGTGGATTGAAATCAAATATCAACGTCCCCATACTCCTGATCAATTCAAACAAAAGCACATTCAAGCCGAGCAACTTCTCATCACCCTCAAATCGGTCCACCTTCCTGGTCTTGGCAAGGAAAAGCTGGAGACAGAAATCCTTGATCTGATTAACTCGCCTGAATTGAAAAAAGGAGAATCAGGAGATAAGGAATACAAAGGTGTTCCTCTCCCAGCTCCACTCATCAAGAAATTGATACCCATTGACGAGAACATAGTTAAAGCTGCCAAGGCTGCCGAAAAAAAAAGATTTTCTACGGCTTTATCCCTGTATCAAGATGCACTTACGCTCGCAGAAAATGCCAAACCAAGCCCTTTGGACCCTCAATTTGAGATAATGAGCAAGGAGCTGGATAAACGAACCCAAGATATCAAGGCAAGGCTCGCCAAGGTTCGTGAACAAAAACAGAAGGAAAAACGGCTTGAAAAACGTCAACAGGCCGAAAAAAAACTCATCCAAAGTCTTCTTTTTTTTGAAGAGCTTAAAAAAAAGAATAATTCTTCAGAAGAAGGATTGAATATATACGAGCTATGGAAGGAATGCACCAAGCGATTGATGCAGGCGGAACAGCTCCTCAACGATAATCCAGAAATCAACTCCCAGAAACGACAAGAAAAAATAAAAACTTTCCTTGCCTATTCACGCCTTTACCAATATCTTGAAGCAGCCCGAGCTGCTTACGAGCAAGGTGATTTTGCTAAGGCAATTGAAAAATATCAAAGCGCCTTGGGTCTGCTTGATGAAGAACGTGTACTCTTTGATACATTTTACGAAGAAAACATCAAGATAAAAAGAACTATTCTCAAGCTTACTATTACCCTGGAGCTCAGAAATGCCGTTGATGAGGAAACAAAGGCCAATGAAGCCCAAATCGATGAAGAAAAACAAAAACACATAAAGAATGCCCTGATGCATTATAGACAAGCCGTAGAGACCATCGACACCTCCAAAATCGACAAAGATAAAAGCATCAAAGATTTGGAACGATATATTAATTCAAAAATAAACGAGTTGAGCCTTAAAAATGCTAAAAGCAGCAACCAAGAATGGTGGCAAAAAAATTACGAACGTATCTTTACAAAAGAGTTCCCCTCTATTCGCCCCTCTCTCTTAAGCAAGCCGAGAATTGAGTTCGTCAAAATAGAACATGGGCGATTACTGTACATCATCCGCTGCTCAGAGAGAGGAATAGGTTTTGAACTCACCTACCAGTATAATCTGGCAACTGGCAAATGGAGCCCTTACCGAGAGAAACTATGA
- a CDS encoding CooT family nickel-binding protein: MCQLNAVMEREGTQETLMEGVTGLEVTQQGIILRTYFEEPMTVAHASIKRIDFLGGSVVLAPDLPDEA, encoded by the coding sequence ATGTGTCAGCTAAATGCAGTGATGGAGCGAGAGGGAACGCAGGAAACCTTGATGGAGGGAGTGACTGGCCTTGAGGTGACTCAGCAGGGAATAATTCTTCGGACCTATTTTGAGGAACCGATGACCGTTGCTCATGCCTCAATCAAGCGGATTGATTTTCTGGGGGGCTCTGTGGTGCTGGCGCCAGATCTTCCCGATGAAGCCTGA